Genomic segment of Streptomyces alboniger:
CCGTGTTCCGCGGGGGGCCAGCACCGGCCGTCAGGGGGGTTGAATACACCCCTCCCCCAGGCCACGTGATCGGGCTCACTATCGAGGCTCTCCCACTGAGCGCCCGTCGTGATGTACTCTCGGCCGCTCCGGTCTCAGTAGTCAAATTTGAGGAACGCGCCATCGCCGTGCCCAGGCTCCCTGTCGTCTCCCCCTCCGAGATCTCCGAACTGTCGCGCTGCTCGGTGCTCTTCGTGCCCGCCGATCCCGCGCGCGGAGGGCGGATCGCCTTCTGGCACCCAGAGGGCACCGCACCGCCTTCGATCACTGACGCCACCTTCGAGGAACTGGCCGTCGCCGTCCCTACGGAAGATGGCGTCGAGCTCAGCGCCGTGCCCGCCGTCCTGCTTCCCGTACGCGCCGCGCTGCCGGTCCTCACGCGCGCGCGTGCCGCGTCGGAGACACACCCGACGGCCGCCTTCTGGGGGGCGGCGGGGGTCCTCGCACTGCAACTCGTGGCCCGCGGACTGCTGTTGCCGGGGCTGACCCCGAGCGATCACGACGCCTGGCGCGTCGGCCCCTTGGGAGCCGAGGACCTACAGCGACTGCGTGATCTCGCCGCGGCGATGCCACCGGCCGCCCACGCCCTGCCGTTGGACGCCGCCGCGCCGCTGCGCCTGCCCGAGCCGGAGCGCCTGCTGCTCCAGTTCCTCAACGCCGTGGCCGACACTCTGCCGCGCTCCCCCGCGGCAGCCGTAGCCGCGGGCGGGCCGGTCTTCGCGTCCATGGCGCCACAGCACGTTCCCGAGCAGCGGCCCTGGTCCACGGACGTGGCAGCGGGGCACGACGCGGGGGTGCGGATCTCGCTGCGCGTCGAGATCCCCGGCCTCGTCTCGGTCACCGAGGACGGCACCCGGCTGCCCTTCCGTGCCGTCCTGCAACTGCACAGCGTCAGCGATCCCGCGCTCGTCGCGGACGCCGCCGAGGTGTGGGCCGGGACCGGGGGCCAGGCCTTCGGCACGCAGTCACGCATGGATGCCCTTCTCGCGCTGCGACGCGCCACGCGCGCGTGGCCGCCGCTCACCCCGCTCCTTTCGGCTGCCGTACCCGACGCCATCGACCTCGCGGACGAAGAGGTCACCGAACTCCTGGGCGAGGGTGCCCGGATGCTCGCGGTCGCGGGCGTCGATGTGCACTGGCCGAGGGAGTTGACGCGCAGTCTCACCGCTCGCGCGGTCATCGGCCCGCAGGACGGCGAACAGGGCAGCGAGGAGAAGGGCCCGGACAAGCTGGCGTCGAACACGCCTTCCTTCCTCTCCTCCGACGCCCTTCTCGCCTTCAACTGGCGCTTCGCGCTGGGCGACCAGCAACTGACGCGCGACGAGCTCGACCGTCTCGCCGAGGCGAACCGCCCCGTGGTGCGCCTGCGTGACCAATGGGTACTGATCGACCCCGAGGAGGCGCGCCGCGCCCGGGACCGGGCAGACCGCAAGGTCACCCCGATCGACGCCCTCAGTGCTGCCCTGACCGGCTCCACCGAGGTCGGTGGGCAACGCGTCGACGTCGAGCCGACAGGGTGGCTCGCCACGTTGCGTGAACGGCTCGCGGACCCGGAGGGCATGGAACCCGTCGGCCAGCCCGAGGGGCTCGCGGCGGAGCTTCGCGACTATCAGCTGCGCGGCCTGAACTGGCTGGCGCGGATGACCTCGCTCGGTCTCGGGGGCTGTCTCGCCGACGACATGGGTCTCGGCAAGACCATCACGCTGATCTCCCTGCATCTGCACCGCCGGACCCAGGAGGACACGGCGGGGCCCACGCTGGTGGTCTGTCCGACGTCGTTGATGGGCAACTGGCAGCGCGAGATCGAGAAGTTCGCACCCGGCACGCGCGTACGACGATTCCACGGAGCCCAGCGCAGTCTGGAGGGTCTGGCGGACGGCGAGTTCGTACTCACGACCTACGGAACGATGCGGCTCGACTCGGAGAGGCTGGGCCAGACTCCCTGGGGCATGGTCGTCGCCGACGAGGCACAACACGTCAAGAACCCGTACTCGGCAACGGCGAAGCAGTTGCGCACCATCAGGGCACGCGCGCGCGTAGCGCTCACCGGCACCCCCGTGGAAAACAACCTCTCCGAGCTGTGGGCCATCCTGGACTGGACGACTCCCGGTCTGCTCGGCAAACTCAGCACCTTCCGCACGCGCTACGCGCAGGCCGTGGAGTCCGGCGCGGATCCGGGCGCAGCCGAGCGCCTCGGGCAACTCGTGCGGCCGTTCCTGCTGCGTCGGCGCAAGTCGGACCCGGGGATCGCACCGGAGCTGCCTCCGAAGACGGAGACCGACCGCGCCGTCTCGCTCAGCGCGGAACAGACAGGGCTCTACGAAGCCGTGGTGCGGGAAACGCTCGCGGAGATCTCCGGGGCCGACGGTTTCGCGCGCCGCGGGCTGATCGTCAAGTTGCTCACCGGCCTCAAGCAGATCTGCAACCACCCGGCGCAGTACCTCAAGGAGAACGAGCCGCGGATCCCGGGGCGCTCCGGAAAGCTGGAACTGCTCGACGAGTTGCTCGACACGATCCTCGCCGAGGACGCGAGCGTGCTCGTCTTCACGCAGTACGTACAGATGGCGCGGCTCATCGAGCGGCATCTGGCGGACCGTGGCGTCCCGTCGCAGTTCCTGCACGGCGGCACGCCCGTCGCCGAGCGGGAAGCCATGGTGGAGCGCTTCCAGGACGGCGAGGTCCCGGTCTTCCTGCTGTCCCTGAAGGCGGCGGGTACGGGGCTGAACCTGACACGGGCCGAGCACGTCGTGCACTACGACCGCTGGTGGAACCCCGCCGTCGAGGCGCAGGCCACCGACCGTGCGTACCGCATCGGTCAGACGCAGCCGGTGCAGGTGCACCGGCTGATCGCGGAGGGCACGATCGAGGACCGCATCGCCGGGATGCTGCTGCGCAAGCAGGAGTTGGCCGAGTCCGTTCTCGGTTCGGGCGAGGCCGGTCTCACAGAATTGACCGATGCCGAACTGTCGGACCTGGTGGAGCTGCGAGGGGGCACGCGATGAGTGACATCCATGACGAGGTGTACGGGGCCGAAGGCGGTGACAGGCGCGCCGACGGCGCAGCTAACGAGCGTACGTTCGAGGCTTTGCCGCCCGCGCACGGGCGGGGCTTCGCGCAGACCTGGTGGGGCCAGGCCTGGTTGAAGGCGCTCGAGGACACGGCCCTGGACTCCGGTCAGCTCAAGGCGGGGCGTCGGCTCGCGCGCGCGGGTGCCGTGGGCGCCGTCTCGGTGCGGCCCGGCCGCATAACGGCGGTCGTCCAGGACCGCGACGGCACGCCGCACCGTTCCGACGTACTGCTACAGGAACTGAGCCCGGAGGAATGGGACCGCTTCCTGGGGATGGCCATCGAGCGGGCAGGGCACATCGCGGCGCTCCTCGACCGTGACATGCCGCCGCACTTGGTGGAGGACTCCGCCGCGGCGGGTGTCGAACTTCTGCCGGGTATCGGCGACCTGGAGCCGGAGTGCGATTGTGAGGCGTGGGACCACTGCGGGCACACGGCCGCGCTCTGTTATCAGGTGGCGCGGCTGCTCGACCAGGATCCCTTCGTGCTCTTGCTGATGCGGGGCCGTGGGGAGCGCGAGCTGCTCGATGAACTGCACGTGCGCAGCCTCACGCACGCCGACGCCCCCCAGCAGTGTGAGGACTCCCAGGACGCGGCTCCAGAGGGCGTCAGCGCCGAGGAGGCGTACGCGGACGGCGCAATCCTGCCTCCGCTGCCCGGGTTGCCCGCGCTGCCGTCCGAGCCGGGTCGGCCGCCGACGCTCGACACGGAGACCGAGCCCGCGCAGGACCTTGATGTTGCCGCGGTCGAGTTCCTGGCGGCACAGGCAGCCGTCGAGGCCTACCGCCTGCTGGCCGACGCACTCGCTCCAGGGCATAAACGGCACACGGCCGAGGACGAGCTGACCGCGTGTGAGGACGCCGTACGCCTCGCCGCCGCTGATCCGGGGCCGACGGTCGAGGCCCGGCTGGCGACGGTGTCCGAGCGCGGCCGTAGCGACCTCGCGCTCGCCGTCCAGGCCTGGCGGTACGGGGGCCGGGCCGCACTCCGCGTACTCGAGGAGGACTGGGTGCTCAAGGAGGATTCACTGGCACGCGCGCGTGCCGCACTCGAAGCGGCTTGGGACGAAGGTGAACGTCCGGAGCTGCAGGCTTCCCGCAATCGGTGGACCGTGGTCGGCACGGACGTTCAGCTGCGCCACGGGCATGACGGCCGATGGTGGCCCTACCGCAAGGAGCGGGGCCGCTGGACTCCGGCAGGGCCTGCGGCCCACGATCCGGCGACTGCGTTGGCCATGGCGAGCGGCAGCGAGTGAGAAGGGCGCGTTCGGCTCGCGGATGACGCACGGCCGCGCGGGGCCTGCGGAGGACGTGCGACGGTGTCCGGATCGACGCTTGGCCGAAAAGTACGCGGCGCTCACCGGCGTGTTCGCGCCGGGCACCCGTGCGCCGGGAACACCGGCGCACGCACTCCCCCTGGCCAGCGATTGAGCGCGGCCGGGTCATCCGCGAGCGTGGATGAGGTCGATCAGGGAGGTCTGACGGCACGAGCCGTCCCCAGGATCGGCAGCGGGGCGCGGGACGTGTCAGCTCTGTCGGCGCGGCCTATGTGAAGGGGGTGACCCGGGCACCGCGCCCCATCGCGCTGAACGGACCGGTGATCGCCGACGTCGTCTCCTGCCCCTCGCGGGAGGCGCCGTCGGCCCGTCCCCAATTCAGGGGGTCGCCGTCGACGGCCGTCAACCGCGCGCTCCCAGGAGGTGGTCCATGGCCAGCTGGTCGAGGCGTTCGAACGCCATCCCGCGCGCGGCGGCCGCTTCCACGTCGAAGACCTCATAGGCGCCCCGATCGGCGAGCAGCCCGGAGAGTCCGTCATCGGCCGTGGGCAGCGCCAGGGCGTCGAGGCGGGACACCCTCAGTGCCTCGCGCACCTCGGGGTCGGCACGGAAGGCGGCTGCGCGCTCGCGCAGGATCAGGTAGGTGCGCATACATCCGGCAGCCGATGCCCACACCCCTTCGTGGTCCTCCGTACGGGGCGGC
This window contains:
- a CDS encoding DEAD/DEAH box helicase — encoded protein: MPRLPVVSPSEISELSRCSVLFVPADPARGGRIAFWHPEGTAPPSITDATFEELAVAVPTEDGVELSAVPAVLLPVRAALPVLTRARAASETHPTAAFWGAAGVLALQLVARGLLLPGLTPSDHDAWRVGPLGAEDLQRLRDLAAAMPPAAHALPLDAAAPLRLPEPERLLLQFLNAVADTLPRSPAAAVAAGGPVFASMAPQHVPEQRPWSTDVAAGHDAGVRISLRVEIPGLVSVTEDGTRLPFRAVLQLHSVSDPALVADAAEVWAGTGGQAFGTQSRMDALLALRRATRAWPPLTPLLSAAVPDAIDLADEEVTELLGEGARMLAVAGVDVHWPRELTRSLTARAVIGPQDGEQGSEEKGPDKLASNTPSFLSSDALLAFNWRFALGDQQLTRDELDRLAEANRPVVRLRDQWVLIDPEEARRARDRADRKVTPIDALSAALTGSTEVGGQRVDVEPTGWLATLRERLADPEGMEPVGQPEGLAAELRDYQLRGLNWLARMTSLGLGGCLADDMGLGKTITLISLHLHRRTQEDTAGPTLVVCPTSLMGNWQREIEKFAPGTRVRRFHGAQRSLEGLADGEFVLTTYGTMRLDSERLGQTPWGMVVADEAQHVKNPYSATAKQLRTIRARARVALTGTPVENNLSELWAILDWTTPGLLGKLSTFRTRYAQAVESGADPGAAERLGQLVRPFLLRRRKSDPGIAPELPPKTETDRAVSLSAEQTGLYEAVVRETLAEISGADGFARRGLIVKLLTGLKQICNHPAQYLKENEPRIPGRSGKLELLDELLDTILAEDASVLVFTQYVQMARLIERHLADRGVPSQFLHGGTPVAEREAMVERFQDGEVPVFLLSLKAAGTGLNLTRAEHVVHYDRWWNPAVEAQATDRAYRIGQTQPVQVHRLIAEGTIEDRIAGMLLRKQELAESVLGSGEAGLTELTDAELSDLVELRGGTR